A single window of Populus nigra chromosome 17, ddPopNigr1.1, whole genome shotgun sequence DNA harbors:
- the LOC133676545 gene encoding protein trichome birefringence-like 34 has protein sequence MATKQLMVPATWGIRSSFHSLIALLVAFLVIASIYVTQNSGVLVEDRTKSKSSGDLLSRCNLFSGKWVFDNKSYPLYKEKECTFMSDQLACEKFGRKDLNYQNWRWQPHQCDLPRFNATVLLERLRNKRLMFVGDSLNRGQWVSMVCLVDSVIPPGLQSMHQYRNGSLHIFKATEYNATIEFYWSPLLVESNSDDPVYHRVDDRTVRVQGIEKHARHWTDADILVFNTYLWWRRAQMTVLWGSFERPDGIYKRVEMPRVYEMALKTWSDWLEVHVNRTKTQMFFISMSPTHEKALEWGGEKGQNCYNETEPIFKEGYRGEASCPEIMRVVEKTLDDLKTRGLNVQMINITQLSDYRKEGHQSIYRKQWEPLKEEQISKPSSYADCIHWCLPGVPDVWNELLYAHIINL, from the exons ATGGCAACGAAGCAGCTGATGGTTCCAGCGACATGGGGGATCAGAAGCAGCTTCCATTCCCTTATTGCACTTCTTGTCGCGTTCCTAGTCATAGCTTCCATCTATGTAACCCAAAATAGTGGTGTGCTCGTAGAAGATAGGACTAAGAGTAAGAGCTCTGGTGATTTGCTGTCTAGGTGCAATTTGTTCTCAGGAAAATGGGTTTTTGATAACAAATCTTACCCTCTGTACAAAGAGAAAGAATGCACCTTCATGTCTGATCAGTTGGCTTGTGAGAAGTTTGGGAGAAAGGACTTGAACTATCAGAACTGGAGGTGGCAACCACACCAGTGTGACCTTCCTAG GTTCAATGCCACAGTATTGCTAGAAAGGCTAAGGAACAAGAGGCTTATGTTTGTAGGGGACTCGTTAAACAGAGGCCAATGGGTTTCAATGGTCTGTCTCGTGGACTCAGTGATTCCTCCAGGGCTCCAATCCATGCATCAGTACCGCAATGGTTCATTGCACATCTTCAAAGCCACA GAATATAATGCAACAATTGAGTTCTATTGGTCTCCTTTACTGGTGGAATCAAATTCTGATGATCCGGTATACCACCGAGTAGATGATCGGACTGTTAGAGTTCAAGGCATTGAAAAGCATGCGAGGCATTGGACTGATGCTGACATTCTTGTTTTTAATACCTATCTTTGGTGGAGAAGAGCCCAAATGACTGTCTT GTGGGGATCATTTGAAAGGCCAGATGGAATTTACAAGAGAGTAGAGATGCCAAGAGTTTATGAGATGGCTTTAAAGACATGGTCAGATTGGCTAGAGGTTCAtgtaaaccgaaccaaaacacAAATGTTCTTCATCAGCATGTCACCAACTCATGAAAA GGCTTTAGAGTGGGGTGGCGAAAAAGGGCAAAATTGTTACAACGAGACAGAACCGATCTTCAAAGAAGGATACAGAGGAGAGGCCTCCTGCCCAGAAATCATGCGTGTGGTTGAGAAGACTCTTGATGACTTGAAAACAAGAGGATTAAATGTACAAATGATTAACATTACACAGTTATCAGATTACAGAAAAGAAGGCCATCAATCGATATATAGAAAGCAATGGGAGCCATTAAAGGAAGAACAAATATCAAAACCTAGCAGCTATGCAGACTGTATACATTGGTGTCTCCCTGGAGTTCCAGATGTGTGGAATGAACTTCTTTATGCTCACATTATTAATCTTTGA